Proteins co-encoded in one Setaria viridis chromosome 9, Setaria_viridis_v4.0, whole genome shotgun sequence genomic window:
- the LOC117838518 gene encoding rubisco accumulation factor 1, chloroplastic, with translation MLSLSHPHTHPAAAPRHQRAPRPAVAATPASCRRRASHIAASAILLPGGGSTGGRGDRKLPFTPPPMAPPGQLYQPFHPPPSPLPSKFRTLDLTQRLEVLRERLGQWHEYAPLISALSRDGFTPSSIEEATSITGVEQNCLVVASQVRDSLLSETAAFPPDLLPYFDSYGGPDLLYELRFLNARQRADAAKHAIDYRLEPKGVRELARSMKDFPRRRAVDEGWEAFDGASPGDCLAFARFRQSREAIDVDDRIAELNRALQVVATETARARLELEMERARKKAAGEEVEEGEDDTASRPAVNVVRLQYGEVAEASTVLLLPVVRETDGVAAMESAPRRTKTDVDLGIVEVDKAWARWAVVPGWGPVAAAAEEAVAIELADGRRLPWRTAEEEPVLVIANRGQKEVAEQGSYVLEKEGRLVVERGRKLAEQGITVAAAEVLIVVRPPRDEDEMISDEEWD, from the coding sequence AtgctctccctctcccacccGCACACGcaccccgccgcggcgccgcggcaccagcgcgcgccccgccccgccgtcgcGGCCACCCCCGcgtcgtgccgccgccgcgccagccaCATCGCCGCGAGCGCAATCctgctccccggcggcggcagcacgggcggccgcggcgaccggAAGCTCCCCTTCACCCCTCCCCCGATGGCTCCGCCGGGTCAGCTCTACcagcccttccacccgccgccgtccccgcttCCGTCCAAGTTCCGCACCCTCGACCTCACCCAGCGCCTCGAGGTCCTTCGCGAGCGCCTGGGCCAGTGGCACGAGTACGCGCCCCTCATCTCCGCGCTCTCCCGCGACGGCTTCACCCCGTCCTCCATCGAGGAGGCCACGAGCATCACCGGCGTCGAGCAGAACTGCCTCGTCGTCGCGTCCCAGGTCCGCGACTCGCTCCTCAGCGAGACGGCCGCGTTCCCTCCCGACCTGCTTCCCTACTTCGACTCCTACGGCGGGCCCGACCTGCTCTACGAGCTCCGCTTCCTCAACGCGCGCCAGCGCGCCGACGCCGCGAAGCACGCCATCGACTACCGCCTCGAGCCCAAGGGCGTGCGGGAGCTGGCGCGCTCCATGAAGGacttcccgcgccgccgcgcggtggACGAAGGATGGGAGGCCTTCGACGGCGCGTCCCCGGGGGACTGCCTCGCCTTCGCGCGCTTCCGCCAGTCGCGGGAGGCCATCGACGTGGATGACCGCATCGCCGAGCTCAACCGCGCGCTGCAGGTCGTGGCCACCGAGACGGCCAGGGCGCGTCTTGAGCTCGAGATGGAGCGCGCCAGGAAGAaggccgccggggaggaggtggaggagggcgaggacgaCACCGCCTCGCGACCCGCCGTCAACGTGGTGCGGCTCCAGTACGGCGAGGTCGCCGAGGCGTCcaccgtgctgctgctgccggtggTGAGGGAGACGGACGGCGTCGCGGCCATGGAGTCCGCGCCCAGGCGGACCAAGACGGACGTCGACCTCGGGATCGTGGAGGTGGACAAGGCGTGGGCGCGCTGGGCCGTCGTGCCCGGATGGGGCcccgtcgccgcggccgcggaggaggcggtcgCGATCGAGCTGGCCGACGGGCGCAGGCTGCCGTGGCGGACGGCCGAGGAGGAGCCGGTGCTGGTCATTGCCAACCGGGGCCAGAAGGAGGTGGCGGAGCAGGGGAGCTACGTCCTCGAGAAGGAAGGCCGGCTTGTGGTGGAGAGGGGGAGAAAGCTGGCTGAGCAGGGCATCACCGTCGCAGCCGCCGAGGTGTTGATCGTCGTCCGGCCGCCCAGGGATGAGGACGAAATGATCAGCGACGAGGAGTGGGACTAA
- the LOC117838517 gene encoding uncharacterized protein, which translates to MSPQPSTFLPRLATAAARALSVSPRSYHPTHYPSPASAAPASSPHAFHAHLASVATHLPSLLAALSRARAARLPLPPATRALAATALLRHGRLPDALAHFSLLPDSDPAAPLPAPLCNSLLAALASSTGSLAHARKVLDRMLVGTVELDTVGFGVFVKAVGRKHDGLAEVLRLVDMVGCQGSRISRSVVAAMVVDGMCREGRIEDAWHALEELRSRGWKPDFVAYRIVAEEFRVAGRVEEEGRILKQKRKLGVAPRKSEYRECVLALVSNGLITEAKEMAEAFVLGDFPIDDDVLNVLVGSVSDIDVDGAAMFCKFMMGKGRFPSTDMLVHLCENLCKSKKGDKMWEIFMVLLEKGYCKNARDYHLVVSFLGKAGKVREAYDVLKEVKRKRLDPDVLSYNALMEALCRNDLLRPAKKLWDEMFTSGCSPNLHTYNILITKFTEMGESEEVQQLFDHMFQKGVAPDGATYTSFITMLCQKNKYEQALEIFRRSLMQDAEVASSVLSMFIPALCKQGNFKVALSVMCSVPSNVENLNSHVILLKNLTDIGEVEMALEHLKWIRSNCSSNFQNIMNELMASLSTSASLQHVTKLMQYLNSQRLVDDDNPWMKLIGDVYA; encoded by the exons ATGTCCCCACAGCCCTCCACCTTCCTCCctcgcctcgccaccgccgccgctcgcgccctcTCCGTCTCCCCCCGTTCCTACCACCCAACGCACTACCCCTCTCCCGCCTCCGCGGCGCCCGCCTCCAGCCCGCACGCCTTCCACGCGCACCTCGCATCCGTCGCGACgcacctcccctccctcctcgccgcgctctcccgcgcccgcgccgcgcggctcCCGCTACCCCCGGCcacccgcgcgctcgccgccaccgcgctgctccgccacggccgcctccccgacGCCCTCGCGCACTTCAGCCTCCTTCCGGACTCCGatcccgccgccccgctccccGCGCCGCTCTGCAACTCCCTGCTCGCTGCGCTCGCGTCATCAACCGGGTCCCTCGCCCACGCGCGCAAGGTTCTCGACAGAATGCTCGTGGGGACCGTCGAGCTGGACACCGTCGGGTTCGGGGTGTTCGTCAAGGCCGTGGGCAGGAAACATGACGGACTGGCCGAGGTCCTGCGGCTGGTGGATATGGTGGGCTGTCAGGGGAGCCGGATTAGCAGGtcggtggtggcggccatggTCGTTGACGGTATGTGTAGGGAGGGGAGAATTGAGGATGCTTGGCATGCTCTTGAGGAGTTGAGGTCGCGCGGGTGGAAACCAGATTTCGTGGCATATAGGATAGTGGCCGAGGAGTTTAGAGTGGcggggagggtggaggaggaaggaaggatcTTGAAGCAAAAGAGGAAGCTCGGGGTCGCACCGAGGAAGTCCGAGTACAGGGAGTGTGTGCTGGCACTGGTGTCCAATGGACTGATTACAGAGGCCAAGGAGATGGCAGAGGCGTTTGTGTTGGGGGATTTCCCGATTGATGATGATGTGCTCAATGTTTTGGTCGGTTCAGTGTCTGACATTGATGTTGATGGTGCTGCCATGTTCTGCAAGTTCATGATGGGAAAGGGGAGGTTTCCAAGCACTGATATGCTTGTGCACCTTTGTGAGAACCTTTGCAAGAGTAAGAAGGGTGACAAAATGTGGGAAATTTTCATGGTGCTTCTGGAGAAGGGTTATTGTAAGAATGCAAGGGATTACCATTTGGTTGTGTCATTCTTGGGCAAGGCTGGCAAGGTGAGGGAGGCATATGATGTGCTCAAGGAGGTGAAAAGAAAGAGACTAGATCCTGATGTTTTGTCGTATAATGCTCTGATGGAAGCACTATGTAGAAATGACCTTCTTAGGCCAGCCAAGAAGTTGTGGGATGAGATGTTCACCAGTGGGTGTAGCCCAAATCTGCATACATACAATATACTCATTACAAAGTTTACAGAAATGGGTGAAAGTGAAGAGGTTCAACAGCTGTTTGATCATATGTTCCAGAAAGGAGTGGCTCCAGATGGTGCAACTTACACTTCCTTCATCACTATGTTGTGCcagaaaaataaatatgaacAGGCCCTGGAGATATTTAGGAGATCTTTGATGCAGGATGCTGAAGTGGCTAGTTCAGTGTTGAGTATGTTTATCCCTGCACTCTGCAAACAAG GTAATTTCAAAGTGGCATTGAGTGTTATGTGTTCGGTTCCATCTAATGTTGAGAATTTGAATTCACACGTCATCTTGCTGAAGAATCTAACAGACATTGGAGAAGTAGAAATGGCCCTTGAGCACCTAAAATGGATTAGGAGCAACTGCAGTTCTAATTTTCAGAACATAATGAATGAGCTCATGGCTTCTCTATCGACATCTGCCAGTCTTCAACATGTGACGAAGTTGATGCAGTATTTAAACTCACAGAGGCTTGTTGATGATGATAACCCATGGATGAAATTGATAGGAGATGTATATGCTTGA